The following proteins are co-located in the Dietzia timorensis genome:
- a CDS encoding putative Ig domain-containing protein produces the protein MSKTSARMSARRIRRVTGAAFALSGLAALGFGAASLPAPESDNAQPVVVADIANTALPKLSFEAGKPMSHRVSDHVDLPPGTVLRFQGLPPGLSYDSATTAIHGTPTTPGTYHPSATAYIGGIPVRTESTTVTITGKAVPGNGGGGNNGGGNTGGGGNTGGNGGGAPAPGIDPAVVDTMPLPPEVKTFIRDSINNINQGLKDMWAQVPAGSLGK, from the coding sequence ATGTCCAAGACCTCCGCCCGTATGTCCGCTCGACGGATCCGCCGCGTCACCGGCGCAGCGTTCGCACTCTCAGGGCTCGCTGCCCTCGGTTTCGGCGCCGCATCGCTGCCCGCGCCCGAGAGCGACAACGCTCAGCCCGTGGTCGTAGCCGATATCGCGAACACCGCGCTCCCGAAACTGAGCTTCGAGGCCGGCAAGCCTATGTCGCACCGAGTCAGCGACCACGTCGATCTGCCCCCGGGCACCGTGCTCCGTTTCCAGGGCCTTCCCCCGGGGCTGTCCTACGACTCCGCGACCACGGCCATCCACGGCACCCCGACCACCCCCGGCACCTACCACCCGTCGGCAACGGCGTACATCGGTGGCATCCCAGTCCGCACCGAGTCGACCACCGTGACGATCACCGGTAAGGCCGTTCCCGGAAACGGCGGCGGTGGAAACAATGGCGGCGGCAACACCGGTGGCGGAGGAAATACCGGTGGTAATGGTGGCGGCGCACCGGCACCGGGCATTGACCCCGCCGTCGTCGACACGATGCCGCTGCCGCCCGAGGTGAAGACCTTTATCCGCGACTCCATCAACAACATCAACCAGGGGCTCAAGGACATGTGGGCCCAGGTTCCCGCCGGCTCGCTCGGCAAGTAG
- a CDS encoding 1,4-dihydroxy-2-naphthoate polyprenyltransferase yields MSEPNGRDHHPGAAAGDDSSSGAASSATGNEPVPGGATVAQWISGARPRTWPNAFAPVIAGSAVAAFAGEFVCWKALLAALVAWSFIIGVNYANDYSDGIRGTDDDRVGPLRLTGSGIARPASVKRAAFMALGTGAVAGIALSLTSAWWLIVIGALCIAAAWFYTGGDNPYGYRGLGEVAVFVFFGLVAVLGTEFVQTGSISWFALPVAIAVGSLSCTVNLVNNLRDIPSDAETGKITLAVRLGDPRTRGLCALLGIFIPPLMTAVLAFATPWALLGILALPVAWSANAPVRTRAMGADLVPAIGKSGMAMLAWAVATAAGLAIAALLG; encoded by the coding sequence GTGAGTGAACCCAACGGACGCGACCATCACCCCGGCGCCGCAGCAGGCGACGACTCCTCCTCCGGCGCAGCTTCCTCGGCCACCGGCAACGAACCGGTCCCCGGCGGCGCCACCGTCGCGCAGTGGATCTCCGGCGCGCGACCCCGCACGTGGCCGAACGCCTTCGCGCCGGTCATCGCCGGTTCGGCCGTCGCCGCGTTCGCCGGCGAGTTCGTGTGTTGGAAGGCGCTGCTCGCGGCGCTGGTCGCGTGGTCATTCATCATCGGCGTCAACTACGCCAACGACTACTCCGACGGCATCCGCGGCACCGACGACGACCGCGTCGGACCGCTGCGCCTCACCGGTTCGGGTATCGCCCGCCCGGCGTCGGTCAAGCGCGCGGCGTTCATGGCGCTCGGCACGGGCGCGGTCGCGGGTATCGCGCTGTCGCTGACCAGCGCGTGGTGGCTCATCGTCATCGGTGCGCTGTGCATCGCGGCGGCGTGGTTCTATACCGGCGGCGACAACCCCTACGGCTACCGCGGGCTCGGCGAGGTCGCGGTGTTCGTGTTCTTCGGCCTCGTCGCCGTGCTGGGCACCGAGTTCGTCCAGACCGGGTCGATCTCGTGGTTCGCGCTGCCGGTGGCGATCGCGGTCGGCTCGCTTTCGTGCACCGTCAACCTCGTCAACAATCTGCGCGACATTCCCTCGGACGCAGAGACCGGCAAGATCACCCTTGCCGTGCGGCTCGGCGACCCGCGCACTCGTGGCCTGTGCGCGCTGCTCGGCATCTTCATCCCCCCACTCATGACAGCGGTCCTCGCCTTCGCCACGCCGTGGGCGTTGCTCGGCATCCTTGCCCTGCCGGTCGCGTGGTCGGCGAACGCGCCGGTCCGCACGCGCGCGATGGGCGCCGACCTCGTGCCCGCGATCGGCAAGTCCGGCATGGCCATGCTGGCGTGGGCCGTGGCCACGGCGGCCGGCCTCGCCATCGCCGCCCTCCTGGGCTGA
- the menE gene encoding o-succinylbenzoate--CoA ligase codes for MLIDGAGPALLPVPASDAARRRILVDALRPDDAPAAQDQAPEDLARPADLAPLGDDTALVVATSGSTGTPKGAMLSASALNASAVATEERLAGPGRWLLALPAHHIAGLQVVLRSLLAGAEPHVLDVSAGFDPLSLPGAVRSLEAAAGDRPLYTSLIPGQLRKVLNHSSASPAAALARFHTVLLGGAATEPELLDRAAAAGIHVVRTYGSSETAGGCVYDGVPLAGTEVEIDDDSRVWLGGPTVAAGYRNAPGHEAFSRPGWFRTEDAGSFADDGGLRILGRLDTAVSVGGLTIVPQVVEAALMAHPAISEAVVVGVPDARLGHRLAAAIVPAPSVSVPPPAELSSWVRERLGRHSEPATYDVMAELPVLANGKADRKEIERRVR; via the coding sequence ATGCTTATCGACGGCGCCGGCCCTGCTCTCCTGCCCGTGCCCGCCTCCGATGCGGCGCGGCGGCGGATCCTCGTCGACGCTCTTCGCCCGGACGACGCACCCGCGGCGCAGGACCAGGCGCCCGAGGACCTCGCGCGCCCCGCGGACCTGGCACCTCTCGGCGACGACACTGCTCTCGTCGTCGCCACCTCCGGATCCACGGGCACCCCGAAGGGCGCGATGCTGTCCGCCTCCGCGCTCAACGCCTCGGCCGTGGCCACCGAGGAGCGTCTCGCTGGGCCCGGTCGCTGGTTGCTCGCGTTGCCGGCCCACCACATCGCCGGACTCCAGGTGGTTCTGCGCTCCCTGCTCGCCGGAGCCGAACCGCACGTCCTCGACGTCTCCGCCGGTTTCGACCCGCTCTCCCTGCCCGGCGCGGTCCGCTCCCTCGAGGCCGCCGCCGGCGACCGCCCGCTCTACACGTCGCTGATTCCCGGCCAGCTCCGCAAAGTCCTCAACCATTCGAGCGCCTCCCCCGCTGCCGCGCTCGCCCGCTTCCACACCGTTCTCCTCGGTGGTGCGGCAACCGAGCCGGAGCTCCTCGACCGCGCCGCCGCCGCGGGCATACACGTGGTCCGCACCTACGGATCCAGTGAGACCGCAGGCGGCTGTGTCTACGACGGCGTCCCGCTCGCGGGCACCGAGGTCGAGATCGACGACGACTCCCGCGTCTGGCTCGGCGGCCCGACCGTCGCCGCGGGCTACCGCAACGCCCCCGGGCACGAGGCGTTCTCGCGCCCGGGCTGGTTCCGCACCGAAGATGCGGGGAGCTTCGCCGATGACGGCGGACTTCGCATCCTCGGGCGTCTCGACACCGCGGTGTCCGTCGGCGGGCTCACGATCGTCCCGCAGGTCGTCGAGGCCGCGCTCATGGCGCACCCCGCGATCTCCGAGGCCGTGGTGGTCGGCGTGCCCGATGCCCGCCTCGGCCACCGCCTCGCCGCGGCCATCGTCCCCGCGCCCTCGGTGAGCGTCCCTCCTCCCGCCGAACTCTCGTCCTGGGTGCGCGAGCGCCTCGGCCGCCATTCCGAACCGGCGACGTACGACGTCATGGCCGAACTGCCGGTTCTGGCGAACGGCAAGGCAGATCGCAAGGAAATCGAGCGCAGGGTGAGATAA
- a CDS encoding bifunctional glycosyltransferase family 2/GtrA family protein, with product MHISTDPGIETRPGTLVLDVVVPVLNEVHTIGACVERLQRHLADTFPYPYRITIADNGSTDGTGRVAAELVRRHTGVVRLVQLAEKGRGRALKAVWSTSDAMVVAYMDADLSTDLGALWPLVAPLMSGHSDLAIGTRLHRASRVVRGTSREFISRCYNAGLSVALGAGFTDAQCGFKAIRADVAAQLLPLVGDNAWFFDTELLVLAERSGLRIHEVPVDWYDDPDSRVDVVGTALDDIRGVLRVRRSLRRGALPVDEIRARIGRTMPSAQTGGQVIRFAAVGALTTVLHLGGFAVLQVLGIMTAQIANIVALAAATVINTALNRSWTFNVVSRRGTLWHQVQGLAILGLTWLLTAGALAVLGAVWPGAPTAVQTVTVGVGTIAATVVKFFVMRRWRRVDGVEPPERAEASEPADANGIPASCGAPTGR from the coding sequence GTGCACATATCGACAGATCCTGGAATCGAAACCCGCCCGGGAACGCTCGTCCTCGATGTCGTCGTTCCCGTGCTCAACGAGGTCCACACCATCGGCGCGTGCGTCGAACGGCTGCAGCGCCACCTCGCGGATACCTTCCCGTACCCGTACAGAATCACCATCGCCGACAACGGGTCCACCGACGGCACCGGCCGCGTCGCGGCGGAGCTCGTCCGACGTCATACCGGGGTGGTTCGCCTCGTGCAGCTCGCGGAGAAGGGGCGCGGCCGGGCGCTCAAGGCGGTGTGGAGCACCTCCGACGCGATGGTCGTGGCGTACATGGACGCGGACCTGTCCACCGACCTCGGCGCGCTGTGGCCGCTCGTCGCGCCGCTCATGTCCGGGCACTCGGACCTCGCGATCGGCACGAGGCTGCACCGGGCCTCGCGGGTGGTGCGCGGGACGAGCCGCGAGTTCATCTCGCGCTGCTACAACGCGGGCCTGTCGGTGGCACTCGGCGCGGGGTTCACCGACGCGCAGTGCGGGTTCAAGGCGATCCGCGCGGACGTCGCCGCGCAGCTGTTGCCGCTCGTCGGCGATAACGCATGGTTCTTCGACACCGAGCTTCTCGTGCTCGCCGAGCGCAGCGGACTTCGCATCCACGAGGTGCCCGTCGATTGGTACGACGACCCCGATTCGCGGGTCGACGTGGTCGGCACCGCGCTCGACGACATCCGCGGAGTTCTGCGGGTGCGCCGCTCGCTGCGGCGCGGCGCGCTGCCGGTCGACGAGATCCGCGCGCGGATCGGCCGCACGATGCCCTCGGCGCAGACCGGCGGCCAGGTGATCCGCTTCGCCGCCGTCGGAGCGCTGACCACCGTCCTCCACCTGGGCGGGTTCGCCGTTCTGCAGGTCTTGGGAATCATGACGGCGCAGATCGCGAATATCGTGGCGCTCGCTGCCGCGACGGTCATTAACACCGCGCTCAACCGGTCGTGGACGTTCAACGTCGTGTCCCGGCGCGGAACCCTGTGGCACCAGGTGCAGGGGCTGGCGATTCTCGGGCTCACGTGGCTGCTCACCGCTGGCGCGCTGGCCGTGCTCGGCGCGGTGTGGCCGGGCGCGCCGACGGCCGTGCAGACGGTCACCGTCGGGGTGGGGACGATCGCGGCGACGGTGGTGAAGTTCTTTGTCATGCGCCGCTGGCGAAGGGTGGACGGGGTCGAACCGCCCGAACGGGCCGAAGCGTCGGAGCCCGCCGACGCGAACGGCATCCCCGCGAGCTGCGGGGCGCCTACGGGAAGATGA
- a CDS encoding o-succinylbenzoate synthase: MLPALDEIVDRARVVSLPMRVRFRDVTQREALLVEGPAGWGEFAPFAEYGDAEAAAWLASALEMAWQGPPQPLRERVPVNATVPSFPPAEVAGILDLFPGCRTVKVKVGPSPSTPSTLDDDAARVSAALAAIPGALVRVDANRAWTVAEAYEAARVLGRVVADAGGQFEYMEQPCATVPELAQLRGEIAAGAERGDIVGGTVAGGAIAVAADESIRRAEDPLLVAHAGGADRAVVKAPPLGGPRRLLSVAASLRELGLDVTVSSALDTAVGMGAGLAAAAALPAGADGTIPACGLGTGGLFEEDVAEPRELVDGTLSAVMTEPDPARLGALAASGERRDWWIARLQRCYEVLAAEATGA, translated from the coding sequence ATGCTGCCTGCGCTCGACGAGATCGTCGACCGCGCGCGGGTCGTGTCGCTGCCCATGCGGGTGCGCTTCCGCGACGTCACCCAGCGTGAGGCTTTGCTGGTCGAGGGCCCCGCGGGCTGGGGCGAGTTCGCGCCGTTCGCCGAATACGGCGACGCCGAGGCCGCCGCGTGGCTCGCCTCGGCGCTCGAAATGGCGTGGCAGGGGCCGCCGCAGCCGCTGCGCGAGCGGGTGCCGGTCAACGCGACGGTGCCGTCGTTTCCGCCCGCCGAGGTCGCGGGCATCCTCGACCTGTTCCCCGGGTGCCGGACCGTCAAGGTCAAGGTGGGGCCCTCACCGAGCACCCCGTCCACGCTGGATGACGACGCCGCGCGTGTGTCCGCGGCGCTGGCCGCGATCCCCGGCGCCTTGGTCCGGGTGGACGCCAACCGTGCGTGGACCGTTGCGGAGGCGTACGAGGCGGCGCGGGTGCTCGGACGCGTCGTCGCCGACGCCGGCGGGCAGTTCGAGTACATGGAGCAGCCGTGCGCGACGGTGCCGGAGCTCGCCCAGCTGCGGGGCGAGATCGCGGCGGGCGCCGAGCGCGGGGACATCGTCGGCGGGACGGTCGCCGGCGGCGCGATCGCAGTCGCCGCGGACGAGTCCATCCGTCGCGCCGAGGACCCGCTGCTCGTCGCGCACGCCGGGGGAGCGGACCGCGCCGTGGTGAAGGCGCCGCCGCTCGGCGGGCCGCGCCGGCTGCTCTCGGTTGCAGCCTCGCTGCGGGAACTCGGCCTCGACGTGACGGTCTCCAGCGCCCTCGACACCGCCGTCGGCATGGGTGCCGGTCTTGCCGCGGCGGCCGCGCTTCCCGCGGGCGCCGACGGGACCATCCCCGCATGCGGGCTCGGCACAGGCGGGCTCTTCGAAGAGGACGTCGCCGAGCCAAGGGAGCTGGTGGATGGAACGCTCTCTGCCGTCATGACCGAACCCGATCCCGCACGTCTGGGTGCGCTGGCCGCCTCCGGAGAGCGGAGGGACTGGTGGATCGCGCGGCTGCAGCGCTGCTACGAGGTGCTCGCGGCGGAAGCCACTGGGGCGTAG
- a CDS encoding DUF3349 domain-containing protein, with protein sequence MALRAYLARVRNWLGAHGNRGSEDAQSSETARPAASAAARPSAPAGATGPHPEDLPQPSAGGLKRVLHDTEIAEIADNLITSGQVQPTRADVAVAITKLINELPGERDMELVRQHLEAAGFPPLWGDEDEAPGTPPKPGPDPDPAGKDGRDR encoded by the coding sequence GTGGCACTACGGGCGTATCTCGCGCGGGTCCGGAATTGGCTCGGCGCGCACGGCAACCGCGGCTCCGAGGATGCACAGTCCTCCGAGACCGCGCGCCCAGCCGCGTCCGCCGCCGCGCGGCCCTCGGCTCCAGCCGGCGCCACCGGTCCCCACCCCGAGGATCTGCCCCAACCGTCGGCCGGTGGTTTGAAGCGCGTTCTCCACGACACCGAGATCGCCGAGATCGCCGACAACCTCATCACCTCCGGCCAGGTGCAGCCGACGCGCGCCGATGTCGCGGTGGCGATCACCAAGCTCATCAACGAGCTGCCCGGTGAGCGCGATATGGAGCTCGTCCGCCAGCATCTCGAGGCGGCCGGTTTCCCGCCGCTGTGGGGAGACGAGGACGAGGCGCCGGGCACGCCGCCGAAGCCGGGCCCGGACCCGGATCCCGCGGGCAAGGACGGCCGCGATCGCTAG
- a CDS encoding 1,4-dihydroxy-2-naphthoyl-CoA synthase: MTSASQTSGNPFDPSQWRTVPGFEDLTDLTYHRHVGTERKDGTVRIAFDRPEVRNAFRPHTVDELYRVFDHARRSPDVGTVLFTGNGPSEKDGGWAFCSGGDQRIRGRSGYQYATEHDGDVAAATADKVDEARVKAEGGRLHILEVQRLIRTMPKVVICLVNGWAAGGGHSLHVVCDMTLASREHARFKQTDADVGSFDAGYGSAYLAKQVGQKFAREIFFLGRTYNAEKMHQMGAVNEVADHAELENVALEWARAINSKSPTAQRMLKFAFNLTDDGLMGQQVFAGEATRLAYMTDEAVEGRDSFLEKRAPNWDEFPYYY; this comes from the coding sequence ATGACCAGCGCATCACAGACCAGCGGCAACCCCTTCGACCCGAGCCAGTGGCGCACGGTGCCGGGCTTCGAGGACCTCACCGACCTCACCTACCACCGCCACGTCGGCACGGAACGCAAGGACGGGACGGTGCGCATCGCGTTCGACCGCCCGGAGGTGCGTAACGCGTTCCGCCCGCACACGGTCGACGAGCTCTACCGCGTGTTCGACCACGCTCGCCGCTCGCCGGACGTCGGCACCGTGCTGTTCACCGGGAACGGGCCGTCGGAAAAGGACGGCGGCTGGGCGTTCTGCTCCGGCGGCGACCAGAGAATCCGCGGTCGCTCGGGCTACCAGTACGCGACCGAGCACGACGGCGATGTTGCCGCGGCGACTGCCGACAAGGTCGATGAAGCACGCGTCAAGGCCGAGGGCGGGCGGCTGCACATCCTCGAGGTGCAGCGACTCATCCGCACGATGCCGAAGGTCGTCATCTGCCTCGTCAACGGTTGGGCCGCGGGCGGCGGTCATTCGCTGCACGTGGTGTGCGACATGACCCTCGCCTCCCGCGAGCACGCCCGGTTCAAGCAGACCGACGCCGATGTGGGCTCGTTCGACGCCGGCTACGGCTCGGCGTACCTGGCCAAGCAGGTCGGCCAGAAGTTCGCCCGCGAGATCTTCTTCCTCGGCCGCACCTACAACGCGGAGAAGATGCACCAGATGGGCGCGGTCAACGAGGTCGCCGACCACGCCGAGCTGGAGAACGTCGCGCTCGAGTGGGCGCGCGCCATCAACTCCAAGTCCCCGACGGCGCAGCGGATGCTCAAGTTCGCGTTCAATCTCACCGACGACGGGCTCATGGGCCAGCAGGTGTTCGCCGGGGAGGCGACGCGCCTGGCGTACATGACCGATGAGGCGGTCGAGGGCCGCGATTCCTTCCTTGAGAAGCGGGCTCCGAACTGGGACGAATTCCCTTATTACTACTAA
- a CDS encoding DAPG hydrolase family protein, with protein MIPVTYYPTSTQRQLQKNRELVADKPYAHFFREDMWLREEALPALKAPMDPALALRTTSSDLNRLLEPGYHEVETGYCALPDGTGYTTSLTIFPGATAEMLRWWFWWHSVEAARYTLWFPWNHVSALAQNRDVLTAPGLTDEQRYIGNTHNIDEYIGADLQKIAISFVDPGELGIDAAAMPAAGIHASACGHVYLRRPWLYSATMVHLVRDTDEGFELRSRYRLGDRISLGRGNRALDLDRLAGTLGLKARLAGGRLAYEQLLHDQIEITHLAGILPGLYAEFGPGKNSE; from the coding sequence ATGATCCCGGTGACCTACTACCCGACATCCACGCAGCGCCAGTTGCAGAAGAACCGCGAGTTGGTGGCCGATAAGCCCTACGCCCATTTCTTCCGCGAGGACATGTGGCTGCGCGAAGAGGCGCTCCCCGCCCTCAAGGCGCCGATGGACCCGGCGCTCGCCCTGCGCACCACGAGCTCCGACCTCAACCGTCTGCTCGAGCCCGGCTACCACGAGGTCGAGACCGGATACTGCGCGCTGCCGGACGGCACCGGATACACCACGAGCCTCACCATTTTTCCCGGCGCCACGGCGGAGATGCTCCGCTGGTGGTTCTGGTGGCATTCGGTGGAGGCCGCCCGCTACACGCTGTGGTTCCCGTGGAATCACGTGAGCGCGCTCGCGCAGAACCGCGACGTGCTCACCGCACCGGGCCTCACCGACGAACAGCGCTACATCGGCAACACCCACAACATAGACGAATACATCGGCGCCGACCTGCAGAAGATCGCGATCAGCTTCGTCGACCCGGGCGAGCTCGGCATCGACGCCGCGGCAATGCCCGCCGCCGGCATCCACGCGAGCGCCTGCGGCCACGTCTACCTGCGCCGACCCTGGCTATACTCGGCGACGATGGTCCACCTCGTCCGCGACACCGACGAAGGTTTCGAGCTTCGCTCGCGCTACCGGCTCGGGGACCGAATCTCCCTCGGACGCGGCAACCGCGCGCTCGACCTCGACCGGCTCGCCGGCACGCTCGGTCTCAAGGCCCGCCTCGCCGGTGGGCGGCTCGCCTACGAGCAGCTTCTCCACGATCAGATCGAAATCACTCACCTCGCGGGCATCCTCCCCGGCCTCTACGCAGAATTCGGGCCGGGCAAGAACTCCGAATAA
- a CDS encoding putative Ig domain-containing protein, translating to MRARFVRSRGRATTRGRYFVPLSATAVVALAAGTLVAVNPISDGDNVALTQSTASSFEAGAGADGAADTNGTVGQAVSIPLQSLFDVSGQYSWILEASEISVTGLPEGLNFNEETKTIEGIPTKSGSFTIVVTAGDQTAEADISIGTEGDGTVATGSLGSDNPLSGAVTAVLGSLGLSGEAAANSTGNAGGEVPGDENPDTTGSLIDVEGNGNTEGTTGSLPIDVQALIEGATGSTGDVETPETPTEGEIDGEGTGEVAIQSSGSTVPGGSISDFVPFLTISGALLLGLAAAGALGAGSSAPGMAVNLGSNGSTTNGGNDTGSTGSTTGNAKKPAPKTEAPKAPGPEVNNGRG from the coding sequence ATGCGAGCTCGCTTCGTCCGCTCTCGGGGTCGTGCCACGACCCGAGGCCGGTACTTCGTCCCTCTGTCCGCCACCGCCGTTGTCGCGCTTGCCGCTGGCACGCTCGTCGCTGTCAATCCGATCAGCGACGGTGACAATGTCGCCCTCACACAGTCCACCGCGTCCTCATTCGAGGCTGGTGCCGGCGCTGACGGTGCCGCAGACACCAATGGCACTGTGGGCCAGGCCGTTTCGATCCCGCTCCAGAGCCTGTTCGATGTGTCCGGCCAGTACAGCTGGATTCTCGAGGCCAGCGAGATTTCCGTTACCGGTCTTCCCGAAGGACTGAACTTCAACGAAGAAACGAAGACGATCGAGGGAATTCCGACCAAGAGCGGCAGCTTCACCATCGTCGTGACCGCAGGCGATCAGACTGCTGAAGCGGATATCTCGATCGGTACCGAGGGGGACGGGACTGTCGCCACCGGTTCGCTCGGCAGCGACAACCCGCTGTCCGGAGCCGTCACCGCCGTGCTCGGCTCGCTCGGCCTCTCGGGTGAAGCTGCCGCCAACTCGACCGGCAACGCCGGCGGCGAGGTCCCCGGCGACGAGAACCCGGACACCACCGGTTCGCTCATCGACGTCGAGGGCAACGGCAACACCGAGGGCACGACCGGCTCCCTGCCGATCGACGTGCAGGCTCTGATCGAGGGTGCCACCGGTTCGACCGGTGACGTCGAGACCCCGGAGACCCCCACCGAAGGTGAGATCGACGGCGAAGGCACCGGCGAGGTCGCGATCCAGTCGAGTGGCTCCACCGTTCCCGGCGGATCTATCTCCGACTTTGTTCCCTTCCTGACGATCTCCGGCGCGCTGCTCCTCGGCCTTGCCGCTGCAGGCGCGCTCGGTGCAGGCTCCTCGGCGCCGGGCATGGCAGTCAACCTCGGCTCCAACGGCAGCACCACCAACGGTGGCAACGACACGGGCAGCACCGGCAGCACGACCGGTAACGCCAAGAAGCCGGCCCCGAAGACGGAGGCGCCGAAGGCGCCGGGACCTGAGGTCAACAACGGCCGCGGCTAA
- a CDS encoding ArnT family glycosyltransferase: MTTTATERDAASPGPESGAAAGPASPPRDTDHFPTADGRGRDPLWSRGAVAALLIGTAVLYFWNITANGWANSFYSAAVQAGSEDWTAFFYGSSDAANSITVDKPPAALWLMALSVRAFGLNTFAILLPEVLLGVATVYVLYRTVRRYFGPGAGLLAGATLAITPVAVLMFRFNNPDALLVFLLTLAAWATLRAITSERRAVGWMTLVGVIIGFAFLTKTLQAFLVVPFFGLAFLICAQAPIRRRIVASLAAIAAVVVAGGWWVAIVELVPESARPYIGGSQTNSFLELTFGYNGLGRINGEQVGAVGGPGGGDMAGAPGGGMWGETGIWRMFDSESGGQISWLIPAALVLLVAGLWLLGRAARTDARRAALIVFGGWFAVTFVTFSFMAGIFHSYYTVALAPAIAAMVGMGGALSWQHRDRVAGRIPLALAALAAGVWGFVLLTRADYYGDWLRIVVLAAGIFAALAFLVAHRIGKRWMTAVVLAALVSGSAGQLAYAATTVNSEVTGSIVTAGPGGMGGPGGMGGPGGMGGPGGMPGGAAGAAPGSIPGGATDGGAGGGMPGGGGGMGGLLDASEPSAEVVDALSADAGDYTWVAAAIGSQSAAGLQLATELPVMSLGGFNGSDPSPTLEQFQQYVADGKVHYVLASGGMGGAQMGGSNEAAEIVEWAEENFTAVTYGDQTFYDMTAPLDGAGE; encoded by the coding sequence ATGACCACAACTGCCACAGAGCGCGACGCCGCCTCGCCGGGCCCCGAATCGGGCGCCGCGGCGGGACCTGCGTCGCCACCACGAGACACAGACCACTTCCCGACCGCAGACGGCCGCGGGCGCGACCCGCTGTGGAGCCGCGGCGCCGTCGCCGCGCTACTCATCGGCACCGCGGTGCTGTACTTCTGGAACATCACCGCGAACGGCTGGGCGAACTCCTTCTACTCGGCGGCCGTGCAGGCCGGCTCCGAGGACTGGACAGCGTTCTTCTACGGCTCCTCCGACGCGGCGAACTCGATCACCGTCGACAAGCCGCCGGCGGCGCTGTGGCTCATGGCGCTGAGCGTGCGCGCGTTCGGGCTCAACACGTTCGCGATCCTGCTGCCCGAGGTGCTCCTCGGCGTCGCGACCGTCTATGTCCTCTACCGCACCGTGCGCCGCTACTTCGGGCCCGGCGCCGGGCTACTCGCCGGCGCGACGCTCGCGATCACGCCCGTGGCCGTGCTCATGTTCCGCTTCAATAACCCGGACGCGCTGCTGGTATTCCTGCTCACGCTCGCCGCCTGGGCGACGCTGCGCGCGATCACCTCGGAGCGCCGCGCCGTCGGGTGGATGACCCTCGTCGGCGTGATCATCGGGTTCGCGTTCCTCACCAAGACGCTACAGGCGTTCCTCGTCGTGCCGTTCTTCGGTCTCGCGTTCCTCATCTGCGCGCAGGCGCCGATCCGCCGCAGGATCGTCGCGTCCCTCGCCGCGATCGCCGCGGTAGTCGTCGCCGGCGGCTGGTGGGTCGCGATCGTCGAGCTCGTGCCCGAATCCGCGCGCCCCTACATCGGCGGCAGCCAAACCAACTCGTTCCTCGAGCTCACCTTCGGCTACAACGGCCTCGGTCGCATCAACGGCGAGCAGGTCGGCGCAGTCGGCGGCCCCGGCGGCGGGGACATGGCCGGTGCCCCCGGCGGCGGCATGTGGGGCGAGACCGGGATCTGGCGCATGTTCGATTCCGAATCCGGCGGCCAGATCTCCTGGCTCATCCCCGCTGCGCTCGTCCTGCTCGTCGCCGGCCTGTGGCTGCTCGGCCGCGCCGCGCGCACCGATGCTCGCCGCGCCGCGCTCATCGTGTTCGGCGGATGGTTCGCCGTCACCTTCGTGACCTTCAGCTTCATGGCCGGGATCTTCCACTCCTATTACACCGTGGCGCTCGCCCCGGCGATCGCCGCGATGGTCGGCATGGGCGGCGCGCTTTCGTGGCAACACCGCGACCGCGTCGCCGGCCGAATCCCGCTCGCCCTCGCGGCCCTCGCCGCCGGCGTGTGGGGCTTCGTCCTCCTCACCCGCGCCGACTATTACGGCGACTGGCTGCGCATCGTGGTCCTCGCGGCCGGCATCTTCGCGGCGCTCGCCTTCCTCGTCGCGCACCGCATAGGGAAACGCTGGATGACGGCGGTCGTGCTCGCCGCGCTCGTGAGCGGGTCCGCGGGCCAACTTGCCTACGCCGCGACCACGGTGAACTCCGAGGTCACCGGCTCGATTGTCACCGCTGGCCCCGGCGGCATGGGCGGACCCGGCGGCATGGGCGGACCGGGCGGCATGGGCGGACCGGGCGGAATGCCCGGTGGCGCTGCTGGCGCAGCCCCGGGCTCAATACCCGGCGGAGCGACCGACGGCGGCGCGGGCGGAGGAATGCCCGGCGGCGGTGGTGGCATGGGCGGCCTGCTCGACGCCTCCGAACCGAGCGCCGAGGTCGTCGACGCGCTGAGCGCGGACGCCGGAGACTACACCTGGGTCGCCGCGGCGATCGGTAGCCAGAGCGCGGCCGGCCTTCAGCTGGCGACAGAGCTTCCGGTCATGTCGCTCGGCGGGTTCAACGGCTCCGACCCGAGCCCCACGCTCGAGCAATTCCAGCAATACGTCGCCGACGGAAAGGTGCATTACGTCCTGGCCTCCGGCGGCATGGGCGGTGCGCAGATGGGCGGATCGAACGAAGCGGCCGAGATCGTCGAGTGGGCCGAGGAGAACTTCACCGCCGTCACCTACGGCGACCAGACGTTCTACGACATGACCGCACCTCTCGACGGCGCAGGGGAGTAG